A single region of the Nocardioides aurantiacus genome encodes:
- a CDS encoding pilus assembly protein TadE — protein MAIEFLLVISMLVVVFLLMLQYAVKAHAERIATAAAHEGLAAASSYGGTGTAGQRTAQQALAAIGPGLSSAHVVASRTPTTAQVTITGQVDQLVPFLEPTVHVHVEGPVERFVPGTSEQAP, from the coding sequence ATGGCCATCGAGTTCCTGCTCGTCATCAGCATGCTCGTCGTGGTGTTCCTGCTGATGCTCCAGTACGCCGTGAAGGCACACGCGGAACGTATCGCCACCGCTGCCGCCCACGAGGGCCTCGCCGCCGCCTCCAGCTACGGCGGCACCGGCACCGCCGGGCAGCGCACCGCCCAACAGGCACTAGCGGCCATCGGCCCAGGCCTGAGCTCGGCGCACGTCGTCGCAAGCCGCACCCCGACGACAGCGCAGGTGACCATCACCGGCCAGGTCGACCAGCTCGTGCCGTTCCTCGAGCCCACCGTCCACGTACATGTCGAGGGACCGGTCGAACGCTTTGTCCCCGGTACCAGCGAGCAGGCACCATGA
- a CDS encoding TadE/TadG family type IV pilus assembly protein — MTSCLWYAKRVRQRRPSAHERRKYRGRTKDERGSMSVELVLLTPALVACILLIAAGTRYVAARGEATDAAYAAARAGSLTTSQDVASAAARTAAYRSLADGGRSCTNLSVTVQAGAFRPGGQIRATVTCTADLADLTGLGLPGHRAFTASATVPLERYREFS; from the coding sequence ATGACCAGCTGCCTCTGGTACGCGAAGCGCGTCCGCCAACGGCGCCCGTCGGCACACGAACGTCGCAAGTATCGGGGCCGCACGAAGGACGAGCGCGGGTCGATGTCGGTCGAGCTGGTCCTGCTCACCCCAGCGCTGGTCGCGTGCATCCTGCTCATAGCCGCCGGAACCCGCTACGTCGCGGCACGCGGCGAAGCCACCGACGCGGCCTACGCGGCAGCACGAGCCGGATCCCTCACGACCAGCCAGGACGTTGCGTCAGCGGCGGCGCGGACGGCCGCCTACCGGTCGTTAGCCGACGGCGGCCGCTCGTGCACGAACCTCTCGGTGACCGTTCAGGCGGGTGCGTTCCGGCCGGGTGGCCAGATCCGCGCCACCGTCACCTGCACCGCCGACCTCGCCGACCTGACAGGTCTCGGACTGCCCGGGCACCGCGCATTCACGGCCTCGGCCACGGTGCCCCTCGAGCGCTACCGGGAGTTCTCGTGA
- a CDS encoding LysM peptidoglycan-binding domain-containing protein, with amino-acid sequence MNTRDSRRPGPVPVIRAALALLLTLALTAGVPILLLGTVGSPFPGTWIWGTPVTNQALLGLVAILAWIFWAQFVLCLVVEIGAEIRLATGRSADWLSRLPGTFSSQQALARTLVRAVVVVGLGSAAISTVVIPHAARVDTHVTAQTDEHFAATPSQGATTVPADSEALRDRASSSPQGRTRHVTVVKGDSLWTLAERHLGSGQDWRNIAELNRGRTMTDGQSFRDSAALQPGWSLLLPAGHEASAGSQIADEVVVEPGDTLWSLSENAYGDGDRWDQIYRANRDHIDDPDLIYPGQELDVPHVEEKPPTSSRHESSPERSDPPRPVPSDSDKRSGAPTALPGSAPEAGARSQPDTRASADRTISSEDDAPDKATMMRALGGGALLLASGLFTALLARRRRQFRNRRSGRTITPTPPHLRPTEHAVRARGSSGGEAADFLDQALRDLAARARRGECQLPEVAAARLSDSSLELVATDDTEPPSPWQPGERANRWRLDRNTDLEPTDAMAPYPTLVAVGLDDAGGTWLVDLEAAGIVQLVGDEASSRGMLRFMAAELATNAWSDSVDVLVDAVGRDLVPINPNRLEHTPQIDLRRLAKTARRVNEAAEATGLNVLTGRADGRGGDTWLPTVLLTDGQNGDEVAAKNNLKSVDELRDELSRDSRRNTVAFVSSTARPLPAAVVLTIDAVGHLNTPWSPPLRPNALSATEGASLGQLFASADDGDDTDEPMPDAATGTTPAAELSDAAGAVRHDLTGPRGGETTTASSLLPMADHFYTDQAATTPEDLDALAPTVPPEIAHEILALDPALDADLEEWHSTRAARPRLRLLGPIELRVNGERPHDVQRRLAYYTELATYLVMRPHGSTPAQMAEAFDIQTNTLHSRINMLRKWLGTHGTTGDWFLPESTLSPAARARGVPVYQLTDVVCDADLFRRLRTRGHSRGERGIEDLGLALELVDGPPFDQQRAGGYGWLAETPHDHYLNAAIVDVAHLVATHALAAGQPERAAWAAGVGTSAVPSDDKPRLDLARALRESPHESEEHARTVDAIINRTDDDSPPPAIGRRTKTLIGRQFADQRRAE; translated from the coding sequence ATGAACACCCGAGACTCTCGTCGACCAGGCCCGGTACCAGTCATTCGCGCCGCGCTCGCGCTGCTGCTAACGCTCGCGCTGACTGCCGGGGTACCGATCCTGCTGCTCGGCACGGTCGGCAGCCCGTTCCCGGGCACGTGGATCTGGGGAACACCGGTCACGAACCAAGCCCTGCTCGGTCTGGTCGCCATCCTCGCCTGGATCTTCTGGGCCCAGTTCGTCCTCTGCCTGGTGGTCGAGATCGGCGCTGAGATCAGGCTCGCAACCGGTCGCTCCGCTGACTGGCTCAGCCGCCTGCCGGGCACCTTCTCTAGCCAACAAGCCCTGGCCCGCACCCTGGTCCGAGCCGTCGTCGTCGTAGGCCTCGGATCAGCAGCGATCTCCACGGTCGTCATCCCACACGCCGCGCGCGTAGACACGCACGTCACGGCGCAGACCGACGAGCACTTCGCCGCGACACCCAGCCAGGGCGCTACCACCGTTCCGGCGGACTCGGAGGCGCTCCGTGACAGGGCTTCGTCGTCACCCCAGGGGCGCACGCGCCACGTGACCGTCGTCAAGGGTGACTCGCTATGGACGCTGGCCGAGCGTCACCTGGGCTCGGGGCAGGACTGGCGCAACATCGCCGAGCTCAACCGCGGACGCACCATGACCGACGGTCAGTCGTTCCGCGACAGCGCCGCGCTGCAACCCGGCTGGAGCCTGCTGCTGCCCGCCGGACATGAAGCGTCTGCTGGTTCGCAGATTGCAGACGAGGTCGTCGTCGAACCCGGCGACACCCTCTGGTCCCTCTCCGAGAACGCCTACGGCGACGGCGACCGATGGGACCAGATCTACCGCGCCAACCGCGACCACATCGACGACCCCGACCTCATCTACCCCGGCCAAGAGCTCGACGTCCCGCATGTAGAGGAGAAGCCACCGACGTCGTCCCGGCACGAATCGTCGCCCGAGCGATCCGACCCACCTAGGCCTGTCCCAAGCGACTCAGACAAACGCTCCGGCGCGCCCACGGCACTCCCTGGCAGCGCCCCCGAGGCCGGCGCCAGGTCGCAGCCAGACACACGTGCCAGCGCTGATCGCACGATATCGTCAGAGGACGACGCCCCCGATAAGGCCACCATGATGCGCGCCCTAGGCGGAGGGGCGCTCCTGCTCGCCAGCGGACTCTTCACAGCACTTCTCGCCCGCCGGCGTCGCCAGTTCCGCAATCGCAGGTCCGGACGCACCATCACACCGACCCCACCCCACCTGAGGCCCACCGAGCACGCCGTCCGAGCCCGCGGTTCCTCAGGCGGAGAAGCGGCAGACTTCCTCGATCAAGCCTTACGCGACCTCGCCGCACGCGCCCGACGAGGCGAGTGCCAGCTGCCCGAGGTAGCAGCAGCGAGGCTGTCCGACTCCTCCCTGGAGCTGGTTGCCACCGACGACACCGAGCCGCCCTCACCTTGGCAACCAGGGGAGCGGGCCAATCGGTGGCGCCTCGACAGGAACACCGATCTGGAACCGACCGACGCCATGGCGCCCTATCCGACCCTGGTCGCCGTCGGCCTAGACGACGCAGGCGGGACGTGGCTCGTCGACCTAGAGGCAGCCGGCATCGTCCAGCTGGTCGGCGACGAAGCCAGCAGCCGCGGGATGTTGCGATTCATGGCGGCCGAGCTCGCGACCAACGCGTGGTCCGACAGCGTCGACGTACTGGTCGACGCAGTAGGTCGCGACCTCGTGCCCATCAACCCCAACCGCCTCGAACACACACCCCAGATCGACCTCCGCCGATTGGCCAAGACAGCCCGCCGAGTAAACGAAGCCGCAGAAGCCACCGGCCTTAACGTCCTAACGGGACGCGCCGACGGCCGCGGGGGAGACACCTGGCTACCCACCGTGCTGCTCACCGATGGGCAGAACGGCGACGAGGTCGCGGCCAAAAACAACCTCAAAAGTGTCGACGAGCTTCGCGACGAACTCAGTCGAGACAGCCGGCGCAACACCGTGGCGTTCGTCAGTAGCACCGCTCGACCACTACCCGCGGCCGTTGTCCTCACCATCGACGCAGTCGGACACCTCAACACCCCATGGTCGCCCCCGCTGAGGCCCAATGCCCTCAGCGCGACCGAAGGGGCATCCCTCGGCCAACTCTTCGCTTCCGCCGACGACGGAGACGACACCGACGAACCCATGCCAGACGCAGCCACCGGGACCACGCCCGCAGCGGAACTAAGCGACGCGGCAGGCGCCGTACGACACGACCTGACCGGACCGCGGGGTGGTGAGACGACTACGGCCAGCTCGCTGCTCCCCATGGCGGACCACTTCTACACCGACCAAGCCGCCACCACCCCGGAGGACCTCGACGCCCTCGCGCCCACCGTGCCACCCGAAATCGCCCACGAGATCCTCGCCCTCGACCCCGCACTAGACGCCGATCTCGAGGAATGGCACAGCACCCGTGCGGCCCGTCCGCGTCTCCGCCTCCTGGGCCCTATCGAGCTGCGCGTCAACGGCGAGCGGCCACACGACGTACAACGCAGACTCGCCTACTACACCGAGCTCGCCACGTACTTAGTGATGCGGCCTCATGGCTCGACGCCAGCGCAGATGGCCGAAGCATTCGACATCCAGACCAACACCCTGCACAGCCGCATCAACATGCTCCGGAAATGGCTCGGCACCCACGGGACCACAGGCGACTGGTTCCTCCCAGAATCGACGCTGTCGCCTGCCGCCCGGGCACGAGGCGTCCCCGTCTACCAACTGACCGACGTGGTCTGCGACGCAGACCTCTTCAGGAGACTTCGCACCCGTGGACACTCACGAGGTGAACGCGGAATCGAGGATCTCGGCCTTGCACTGGAGCTAGTCGACGGGCCGCCCTTCGACCAGCAGCGAGCCGGAGGCTACGGCTGGCTCGCCGAGACGCCCCACGACCACTACCTCAACGCAGCCATCGTCGACGTAGCCCACCTCGTCGCGACTCACGCCTTGGCCGCTGGGCAACCCGAGCGCGCAGCTTGGGCCGCGGGGGTAGGAACCTCCGCGGTCCCGTCTGACGACAAACCACGACTGGACCTTGCCCGGGCGCTCAGGGAGAGTCCACACGAGAGTGAGGAGCATGCACGCACGGTCGACGCGATCATCAACCGAACCGACGACGACAGTCCGCCTCCCGCAATTGGGAGGCGAACAAAGACGTTGATCGGCAGGCAGTTCGCCGACCAGCGCCGTGCGGAATAG
- a CDS encoding helix-turn-helix domain-containing protein yields the protein MTVEERITHRQAAALLGCHPSNIAKLVEKGQLTSTGMRGPGVGTLDLVEVVQLREERIKAEQQRRWRYDRIDPRPQGPPAELGDFEWLTPDQVGQRLGITGTSVRFRAARGTIPHTRVGKRIWIRADHLEVWINARKDIAVSRGLNSS from the coding sequence ATGACTGTGGAGGAACGGATCACTCATCGCCAGGCAGCCGCGCTACTCGGCTGCCACCCCAGCAACATCGCCAAGCTCGTGGAGAAGGGCCAGCTCACCTCAACCGGCATGCGCGGGCCCGGCGTTGGCACTCTCGACCTGGTCGAGGTCGTGCAGCTTCGCGAGGAACGCATCAAGGCCGAGCAGCAACGCCGGTGGCGCTACGACCGCATCGACCCGCGACCTCAGGGTCCGCCGGCCGAGCTGGGGGACTTCGAGTGGCTAACACCCGACCAGGTCGGGCAGCGACTCGGAATCACGGGCACATCGGTCCGGTTCCGTGCAGCCCGCGGGACCATTCCCCACACCCGCGTCGGCAAGCGGATTTGGATCCGTGCCGACCACCTAGAGGTGTGGATCAACGCTCGGAAGGACATCGCGGTCAGCCGCGGCCTCAACTCAAGCTAA
- a CDS encoding relaxase/mobilization nuclease domain-containing protein: protein MVHASRSPANLEASAAGGQSAARLAERTGEGQGRQVLDDRTWEQIATEFVDEMGFSEQTGKSPCRWAAVHHGFTAQGGDHIHIAVVLVREDGTRASTHNDYRTASAAAARLERKYGLEVVASREVGRSARGLRATGSLGAAKRWPTLGRE from the coding sequence ATGGTCCACGCTAGTCGGAGCCCGGCGAATCTCGAAGCGTCGGCGGCGGGTGGTCAGTCGGCGGCCCGGCTCGCGGAGCGCACCGGGGAGGGGCAGGGGCGTCAGGTCCTCGACGACCGGACGTGGGAGCAGATCGCGACGGAGTTCGTCGACGAGATGGGGTTCAGTGAGCAGACCGGGAAGAGCCCGTGCCGATGGGCCGCGGTGCACCACGGCTTCACGGCCCAGGGCGGGGACCACATCCACATCGCGGTGGTGCTGGTCCGTGAGGACGGCACCCGAGCCTCGACGCACAACGACTACCGCACCGCCTCGGCGGCGGCTGCTCGCCTGGAGCGCAAGTACGGCCTGGAGGTGGTCGCGAGCCGTGAGGTGGGTCGCTCGGCCCGTGGGCTTCGAGCCACCGGATCTCTCGGTGCAGCGAAGCGGTGGCCCACTCTTGGACGCGAGTGA
- a CDS encoding CpaF family protein — MSGLDYQLVKRLQAELGRLRQADLLRRRAANVPALVGEDAHQHGRSLVQRVVGDYESQVAELGQGGLAWKTRQDLVDALEARLFGAGSLQLLLDDDRVENIDINGYSNVFVEYADGTTARVRPVAASNEELIETVQTLAAHEGLSARAFDVANVRVNLRLPDGSRLYAVQSVSRQPVVSIRKHRYARITLRDLIALDTLADELAEFLSAAVTARKNIMVAGGTSAGKTTLLRALAAEIAPEERILTVERSLELGLDEDTDAHPNAIAFEERLANAESAGAVTMAELVRDTLRMNPSRVIVGEVLGDEVVTMLNAMTQGNDGSLSTIHANSSADVVNKVATYAIQAPERLPWEATVRLVASGLDFIVFVRRRRHGDSQQRVVESVREVAGVTEDGQLATNELWGLDEVGQVRRRHGVQARSQDDLLAAGWNPADSFEGPHSSAGSGGSDRRGITGGAWS, encoded by the coding sequence GTCGGTCGCTGGTGCAGCGCGTCGTGGGGGACTACGAGTCGCAGGTCGCTGAGCTGGGTCAGGGCGGGCTGGCGTGGAAGACCAGGCAGGACCTGGTCGATGCTCTGGAGGCGCGGCTGTTCGGAGCCGGCAGCCTGCAGCTGTTGCTGGACGACGACCGGGTCGAAAACATTGACATCAACGGCTACAGCAACGTCTTCGTGGAGTACGCCGACGGCACCACCGCCAGGGTGCGACCGGTCGCGGCCTCCAACGAGGAGCTGATCGAGACCGTCCAGACGCTCGCGGCCCACGAAGGTCTATCCGCTCGTGCGTTCGACGTCGCCAACGTCCGGGTCAACCTGCGGCTCCCCGACGGGTCCCGGCTGTACGCGGTCCAGTCGGTCTCGCGGCAGCCGGTGGTCTCGATCCGCAAGCACCGCTACGCCCGAATTACCCTGAGGGATCTGATCGCGCTCGACACCCTGGCCGACGAGCTGGCTGAGTTCCTGTCCGCTGCGGTCACCGCGCGGAAGAACATCATGGTCGCGGGTGGCACCAGCGCTGGAAAGACGACGCTCCTGCGTGCCCTGGCAGCCGAGATCGCGCCCGAGGAACGCATCCTCACCGTGGAGCGCTCCCTCGAGCTCGGCCTGGACGAGGACACCGACGCACACCCGAACGCGATCGCGTTCGAGGAACGCCTGGCCAACGCCGAGTCGGCCGGTGCCGTCACGATGGCCGAACTGGTACGGGACACGCTGCGGATGAACCCCTCGCGGGTGATCGTCGGTGAGGTCCTGGGCGACGAGGTGGTCACCATGCTGAACGCGATGACGCAGGGCAACGACGGATCCCTGTCCACCATTCACGCCAACTCCTCGGCCGACGTGGTCAACAAGGTCGCCACCTACGCCATCCAGGCCCCGGAGCGGCTCCCGTGGGAGGCCACCGTCCGACTCGTCGCCTCGGGTCTCGACTTCATCGTCTTCGTTCGCCGCCGCCGTCACGGCGACTCCCAACAGCGGGTCGTGGAGTCGGTCCGCGAGGTTGCCGGCGTGACCGAGGACGGCCAGCTAGCCACCAACGAGCTGTGGGGGCTCGATGAGGTGGGCCAGGTGCGTCGCCGTCACGGTGTCCAGGCCCGCAGCCAGGACGACCTCCTCGCCGCCGGCTGGAACCCGGCTGACAGCTTCGAAGGCCCCCATAGCTCGGCCGGGTCGGGCGGGTCGGACAGGCGTGGCATCACCGGCGGGGCATGGTCGTGA
- a CDS encoding type II secretion system F family protein, whose protein sequence is MVVMTPTVMLVGFMLATAAAALGVAVMLRLAQGQPVLPHRSSKVRSGATRWSRQQRLTLLAALVAGLAVAALTRWPLAAVATVVVVLLWPRVAGGSAAGRRQLETIEAIASWTESLRDTAGAAAGLEQALPATVSAAHPLLRTPLRDLAARLDGRVPLPEALARFAADVDDPAADLVVAALTLNARQRAGGLDRILTSLAASSRAELEMRRKVELERRALRRQAQRIAGAVAGFAALQAVFARDWLTPYSTLLGQLVLGLLTAVFLGAFVRMRSLAASEPGPRFLTSPETLTEIASYRPGWSTGPTVVR, encoded by the coding sequence ATGGTCGTGATGACGCCTACCGTGATGCTGGTCGGGTTCATGCTGGCGACCGCCGCTGCCGCTCTTGGTGTAGCGGTGATGCTGCGGCTCGCGCAGGGCCAGCCGGTGCTGCCGCACCGCTCATCGAAGGTACGGAGCGGGGCGACCCGGTGGAGCCGACAGCAGCGGCTGACGCTGCTCGCGGCTTTGGTTGCTGGTCTGGCGGTGGCTGCGTTGACGCGGTGGCCGCTGGCGGCGGTGGCGACCGTGGTGGTGGTGCTGCTGTGGCCGCGCGTGGCGGGCGGGTCCGCGGCGGGCCGGCGTCAGCTCGAGACGATCGAGGCAATCGCGTCGTGGACCGAATCGCTGCGCGACACGGCGGGCGCAGCTGCTGGTCTCGAGCAGGCGCTACCCGCGACGGTGTCGGCAGCCCACCCGCTGCTACGCACCCCGCTGCGTGACCTGGCCGCCCGGTTGGACGGCCGGGTGCCCTTGCCCGAGGCCCTGGCGCGGTTCGCCGCCGACGTCGACGACCCGGCAGCAGACCTCGTGGTGGCGGCACTGACCCTGAACGCCCGCCAGCGCGCTGGCGGCTTGGACCGCATCCTGACCTCGCTGGCAGCCTCGTCCCGGGCGGAGCTGGAGATGCGCCGCAAGGTGGAGCTCGAGCGACGCGCACTGCGCCGCCAGGCCCAACGCATCGCCGGCGCCGTGGCCGGTTTCGCCGCCCTCCAGGCCGTGTTCGCCCGAGACTGGTTGACGCCGTACTCGACCCTGCTCGGTCAGCTGGTGCTTGGGCTGTTGACCGCGGTATTCCTGGGCGCGTTCGTCCGGATGCGGTCGCTGGCTGCCAGCGAACCCGGGCCTCGGTTCCTGACCTCGCCGGAGACCCTGACCGAGATCGCGTCCTACCGACCCGGCTGGTCGACCGGGCCCACGGTGGTGAGGTAG
- a CDS encoding DUF2510 domain-containing protein, giving the protein MWSAGRLFRLVADVASIRAYRRGMSLPPAGWYNDPELVDTRRYWDGEAWTDHRVETPGAGRQQGPRRPCPYCATQMPLSASRCPACSGQLFYCHKDQEWVGAHHRQKWVGVARGGTLTQSRCMKCSKVVAGPRF; this is encoded by the coding sequence ATGTGGTCGGCGGGGCGACTCTTCAGGCTTGTTGCTGACGTAGCAAGCATTCGCGCTTACCGTCGCGGCATGAGTTTGCCTCCTGCCGGTTGGTACAACGATCCTGAGTTGGTCGACACGCGCCGATACTGGGACGGCGAGGCTTGGACGGATCATCGCGTCGAGACACCGGGGGCGGGTCGCCAGCAGGGTCCACGCCGCCCCTGCCCTTATTGCGCAACTCAGATGCCGCTTTCCGCATCCAGATGCCCCGCGTGCAGTGGCCAGTTGTTCTACTGCCACAAGGATCAGGAGTGGGTCGGCGCGCACCACAGGCAGAAGTGGGTGGGCGTGGCGCGAGGAGGCACCCTGACGCAGTCGCGGTGCATGAAGTGCAGCAAAGTGGTGGCGGGGCCGCGCTTTTAG